The genomic DNA CTTCCGGATGTTGGTGGCGTCCACGCCGAGGACTTTCTTTTTGGCCGTGGAGAGGGGAATGAGGATCACGTCGTCCTGGTCATTGCCCCAGCCCGTCTGGCCCTTGGCCTCCAGCGTCCCGATCACCGTGAATGGTATCTTCTTGATCCGGATGATCTGGCCGACCGGGTCCAGCCCGCCGAAGAGGTTTTCCACTACCGATTTGCCGAGAATCGCAACCTTGTCGCTCCGGGCCACCTCCTCCCCGCTGAAGAACCGGCCTAGGGCAGGCTGCCAGGCGCGCACTTCGAAGTACTCCGGCGTTACGCCATAGATTGTGGTGGACCAGTTCTGGTGGCCAAAAACCACCTGGCCCCCCCGGCGGATGCTCGGCGCGGCAGCCAGAACGTTGGGCAACTCGCGCTGCATGGCCTGGGCATCGTCCTCGGTAAGGGTCATGACGAACCCCCGCCCCAGACGCGCGCCGCCGGCGGTGCGGGCGCCAGAGATGACGATGATGAGATTTGAGCCGAGACTCTGGATCTGCTCCGTGACGCGGGCCTGAGCCCCCGACCCCACGGCCACCATGACGATGACCGCGCCGACGCCGATGATGACGCCCAGCATGGTCAGGACGCTTCGCAGCTTGTTCACGAGCAGTGCCCGGATGGCCACGCGGAAGCTGACGAGAACGTTCATCGGGACTCCTCCCAGGTACCTTGCGCGGCAAGCGTCTCGGCTGCGTCGTGGGGCTCCTTGACCTGCTCGTCCTTCAGTACCCTCCCGTCGCGAAAGGTGATGATCCGCCCGGCGTGGAGGGAGATGTCATGCTCGTGGGTGACGAGGACGATGGTGGGCCCAGCCTGGTTGAGTTTCTGAAAGAGGGCCATGATCTCTATGCTCACATGCGAATCGAGGTTCCCGGTGGGCTCATCGGCGAGGAGCAGGATCGG from bacterium includes the following:
- a CDS encoding ABC transporter permease, with the protein product MNVLVSFRVAIRALLVNKLRSVLTMLGVIIGVGAVIVMVAVGSGAQARVTEQIQSLGSNLIIVISGARTAGGARLGRGFVMTLTEDDAQAMQRELPNVLAAAPSIRRGGQVVFGHQNWSTTIYGVTPEYFEVRAWQPALGRFFSGEEVARSDKVAILGKSVVENLFGGLDPVGQIIRIKKIPFTVIGTLEAKGQTGWGNDQDDVILIPLSTAKKKVLGVDATNIRKVAAIMVNARSAATVGKAEAEIRSLLRQRHRIPPGQPDDFWIRNLSEILQAREESSRVLSLLLASIASISLLVGGIGIMNIMLVSVTERTREIGLRMAIGARARDILTQFLVEALVLALVGGFFGIAAGISAAAAVANFAGWPVMLQSEAVVISFVFSGAVGIFFGYYPARQASRVLPI